Genomic DNA from Hyperolius riggenbachi isolate aHypRig1 chromosome 10, aHypRig1.pri, whole genome shotgun sequence:
GGACATATCTGGCCAATCAGGTCCTTAGATTCTAGGTCCATCCCCCTTGCCATCAGCTGTGGCTCAACCTGTGGTGGAGGACAGGTAGTTAGAATTGCCGTTCTCAAGTAGGGCAATCTCTTCTTTTGCCTCAACCCATTAGCATCTTCAAGAACAGGGGCGTaataataggggatgcagcccctgcacctgcgGGGGGACCTTATCAAGGccgtttttgggggcaggaggtgtCGCAGCCTGAGGAGAGAGCAAtgtacatcggcggggaggggggactgtccccccctcccttatctcgggctctcccctctgcactcaccTTCAGCATCTATTACTGGCAGCGGGTGGCAGCTATACATCCCTCCATCCGCCGCGGAGGTCTACGATTTCTAAGtgcttcacgctacttcctgttcaaACAGGAAGAAGCGTGAAGCACTTACAGATCGGAACCTccggcggtggatggaggtatgtgtcctgcctgccaccgctgctgccagtaatagatgctggaggggagtggtGAGGGGAGaactgaggtgagggggggaaccTGTCCCCCCTCCTCGTTGATGTGCAATGCTCTCCcagatgctgcaacccctcctgcccccccccccaaaacggccctgagcaagaacccgggggggggggggggagggctgtccAGATCCTTGCAGTGGGGCCcggtgacttctagttacgcccctgttcaaGAGtcatcttggaatgctttgatctctctctactgtatagagactgaaagcagaagtcctctgttattgtctcacactgtgcCCAAATGACAagaggccataaatacacattacaacagtactaattagaaacaAGGAAaagtaacaaagaaaaaaaagtgctaaaataaactgGCCTGGAACACTCACAAGCCTTTAAATAAATTGGCTTCTAAAGAGTTACAGGGGCAACATGCTAAGCAATCAAAAGGGGCAGAGACAGAAGTAAAAATTCCCTTGATAGAGGCTCCATGTAtccataaaaaaaagaaaatccaagTTTTAGCATTTGATATGTTGTCTTTGTATTactattttcaataaaaaatacgGTTTAATGTATCTGAAAATCATTCCACGCTGTTTTCAGTTACATAATACTGTATAATGAATTTGCCATCTTACTGTTCTATAAAACACATTGCTGTGTAATATGCAGATGAAACTGATATGCAGTTATCTCATCATTAAATCCTTAGAATCTACATGCTACATAAGAACATCCTATTTTAATTTGTACTTTGGTTCCTCATTGTGTCTCAGGCTGTATGTCTCATCTCATCATATAAACAATAAAATAGGACTTTTCATGAGTAATCCATAATTGTCTTGTTCCAAAAATTGTGGGAGTGCCACTCCCATTGTAGCCACACCTTCCTTTATTGCTCAAGTACTTTAACAATCCTTGCACTTGCACACTCAGCCAACCTGCTCAGCACAGCCAGGACCTGTCTAGTGTTAAGATCATACTCTACTACTCTCTGAATCATGCATTACAGCTACAACTCTCCACTGGTAAGAAAACTACTTATTTAAGCAGTATTGCATGAAACTCTGTGTTCTCTagcagaccactggaatttctttgCTATATATCGTATTCCAAACTGAATTCTTCACTAGCTTATATTAGATGAACACCTAGTCCAAAATTCTGCAGTACATAGCGGGCATACTGGGCTGTGAAGAGATCACTGTTCATTTACAGCAGGGATTTCCAactccagcccttaaagagaacctgtaagaaaaaaagaggggttacttacctcgggagggggaagcctctggatcctaatgaggcttacccTTCCTTCTGTGTagcagggatccagcgctgaaacccccggccagcagcagatggcaatatttacctttgcgatccagcgcaggcacagtaccatcTTTCCCCCCGGTctccagcagaaatagctgagcccattcAGGTTCATTCTTCTGCACAGACGTcttgctcctgcacagtagagcagacccgataggactcggctatttctgctggagccagAGTGGGAAcatagtactgcgcctgcgctggatcccaaagGTAAAAATCACTGTGTGCCATAGGCGCTACTGCCTCTGCACACATTGGATTTTCGGTGTGAGCAATCGATGGATCGGGGCTAcacaggaggatgagggaagcctcattaggatccagacgcttccccctcctgaggtaagtaccttcaaaagggcatttttttttttaaggaacgaggttctcacacatttttgtcagagctcaaattaattaattgatgggtctgaatcaggaaaggtagcCATGCATTAATTGGGGTGTAGTTAGAACTCTTTTTTGAATTAATCAGAATAGATTTTGAGGTTCAGAAGCTAGCATGATAGCACTGTTGCTGTAATTTATGGGAATTTGTCTGTGGAGCCACCAGCGTAAGTGCAATATTCAGTTAGGATTACTGTAAATGGACTGtccaacacattctactactctaTAGGTGTAACTGGATTAAACAGTGCAGTGGTTTGTTCCTAAATACACTAACTAGCCTTCAGATTAAAAGCACTTGCCTAACACTGTATAGGTTCCCCTTTTACCTCTAAACAGCTCTGCTCCAACCTGTTGAGGCCTGCACTCCACAAGTCCTCAGAAGCTGTCCTGTGGTGTTTCTGGCATCAAGAAGTTAGCATCAGGTCCTTTCAGTGCTGCACAGTGTGAGGCAGTCTCCATGGATCACACTTATTTGTTTCCCAGGCCATCTCACACAGATGAAAGATACAGAAGCATCTGGCCAGCCACATGCCCTAAAAGACTTCAGAAGTGAACAGGCGTTCAGCACTGGTACATTCACTGGTCAATATCTATGCAGTAGATCCATATGCAGAAAGCTGCAAGGCATTGTGTTCTGATACCTTCTTCCCATGTCCAGCATTAAGTTTACCACTACAGTAAATGTTATGTGGGATCAGGCCAGATGGACTACCTTTGCTTCTTATGTACATCAGTGAGCCTTGGACACCCATGGCCTTATCACTGGCTCACCAGATGTCCTTCCTATCACTTTTAGTAGTTGTTAACCACTGCATACACCCCAAATGACTTGTTATTTTGGAGATGTTCTAACACAACTATTTAGCCACTGTAATCTGTCTCTTGTCAAAATCATTAAGTTTGACTGTTCATTAGCTCTTCAATACATCCCTCCCCGATAAATTCAAAGCTTTATCCATTCTTGAGTAACTTTATTACACCGTAGTACATGGCCTGGCTTCACAGGGTGTTCCTGGAGAACCTTTAGTGTGCAATGCTGGCACAGAGTTGGGATTAGAGATACTACAACTGCACATGCTGCGGTCTTTGGGATGCTTGTACCCAAACCAGGGTGTGCCACCATGTACCAGAGCTATGCTGTCCACCTCCTTTTCTTGCAGAAATTCTTCTGTTTAGACAAAGACTGGTCCTTTTAATAAATAAACGTTATACAACTTGTGCAGAAACAAGCAAAAAAGACAGATACAATTACATTGGTATATGCATGCGACTTGATGCaacttttaattttaaaaaatagttaAAAAGGTATTTTGGCTATTTTTATCAAATAATTAattattcttttttctttttacagagtCACTTGatcatttttgtatttgtttctgGTCTCCTAATGCTGTCATGTAACTCGTCATGTGATGAAAAGAAGCCACTGCGATCAAGGAATGGAGCAAAACCAGTTGGTAAGGGTGTCCTTATTTGCATGCTATAGATTAAAGGAACACttgcaaaccaagtgttctaaactgacactgtacaaataatgtttaagtagcagtgtaaacattttcctacttttcatgttaaacatcagaggcaaaagctttaatttattgagtgtaggatttagctttatttggaaaaaataaattgcagaaggggtgtctgcttcaatgccagtgttgcatatcagactacagagtatttttctctgaaagcaaaaaaagtacGAAAAGCTgcggtgtcacagacaattacaaatgtttataacaagtttcatttcctctgctctcttcagacacttcagtcagagacaaagggcacagcagctgcagctgttGAGAGCTTTTTCTCACATGCAGAGTTATAAAAAGGGCtaacagatgaagtgtgaggggaatttcccctcccctcatgaCTCATTCTGCCGTCAGTTGTGGCTTCAGTAAagtgtgaaagtattttgataacactaAACATAAAGGTTgctagtgaaatgtatacactagTACTTAGcaccacttcccaaacaattcctatctcaattgaaaaaaaaaaacatgttaatcgatagtgttcctatcGTTCCTATGGCAtgttaaaaaaaatcacctgcaTGTTACAATAGCAAAATAAGTTCTTAGCAAGAAATACCAGGGaatataaaaaatgtatggtCATTTTTATCACCAAAACACTAGTAAGACTATCACAGACTTAGGCCACGTACACATTGGGTCAGACAATACAATCACATTGCTAGCGTGAtggaattatattgtaatggtttcTTCAGATTGCTGTATTAGCATTGTGGTGCAACGGACCTGCTGGCGTAAGGCAATGCATACTGTTCAATACCGAACAATACTATGTCCAGTGTAGCAACAAGGAACTGGATACCATCCAGGATTTGGTTTTACTCCATTAAAAAATGAATAGCACAAAAAGTACTTGCATGTGTCTTTTATGTGTCCATATTTAGTAATGGTCATGTCtatgagaactcatggagaagcatgtgatcagtttggtcaggtgatagatatgcaagtctctgatttgctagtcatgatcatgtgttaaagcaggatgtgatcacagcaaatcagagctttgcaaatctatcagctgatcgaacaaatcagtgatcacatgcttctccgtgagctcgccaagacatgaccatcactatccaTTTGTCCACTCTGTGGCAAGCAAGGGAGAGTGGTGTGGGGGTGGGTGCTCTGTCCAGAGCAGCACTGTAGCCGTTACACATTATCCAAACACTTGTTCATGTGCTTTACTGTAACCCATATACATAACCTATATGTAGGGTAGTGCAGCAGAGTAGTGTATTTTACCTACTCCAGCTCAGCTTGCCGGTCCCCTCACCTCTTAATACTAGTCAGCAATTGTGTGCTGTACTTTTACTTACATGTGGCTGCAGAGACCACGTTCACAGGAAATGCAACAGATCATGACAGCGGTGCCACAAATTATGTTCATGTTTCattgggtacagtgaagcatacaatcaattaaaagtatgctttacttcTGCTGTTAATGCACAAATTTAGTGGTAACACTGCATGTAGATTGTTACCATACAGCAACCCATTATACCGCAATGTGCCCGCCACACAGTAAACTTCATATAGgtagtgcattgcagtgcagttagCAAGATTACAAGGCCATTAGGAAGCACCACAACGTACCACTGTGAAGAGGGCCTGAGGGTTCTTTCATTACATTACATGACACACTCAGAAGCTGCATGAAGAAACAGTACAGTCAGAGAGGGAAATGACATACAGTAGTGTAGAAGGTAAAATGCACTGCTTCACTGACTGCTGCACTTATCTACATAGAGGAGAGAAATGAGGATGGGACAGAGACTGAGTGTGACCACTAAGGGGATTGGGGGGAGCATTTGAGGAAGCACCTACCTGCCTAGGCGACCTAGGCAATTCACCCAGAGGCTGAAACCTTATATATGTAATGTGGCAGAGTTCTgtaaattaaagagactccgtaacaaaaatggcatcctgttttttatcatcctacaagttccaaaagctattctaatgtgttctggcttactgcagcactttgtactatcacagtctctgtaataaatcaacttatctctctcttgtcagacttgtcagcctgtgtctggaaggctgccaagttcgtcagtgttgtggttctgctatgaactcccccttccaggcccctctatgcacactgcctgtgtgttatttagattagagcagcttctctcttctctcttatcttttacaagctggataaatcgtcctctgagctggctgggctttcacatagtgaggaattacagacaagggcaaagctgtttgcaggaagaaaagagcagcctgaaacttcagtgcttgagagatgcagggggaaagaaacacacaaatgatctcttgagattcaaaacgaaggctgtatacagcctgcttgtgtatggatgtattttctatgtgtggacatactgtacatcaacctacttcctgttttggtggccattttgtttgtttataaacaaactttttaaaactgtttttaaccacttttaatgcggcggggagcggcgaaattgtgacagagggtaataggagatgtcccctaacgcactggtatgtttacttttgtgcgattttaacaatacagattctctttaaggcaaggaTAACAGATTACATATACTAACCATACAGTATGTTCCTTCATGTGTCTAGATACACtgctcttttaaatccctgatcttAATGATTTGGTTTCTTTAGAATGTATGGATGGAGACACTGCAAGGCCACTGAATTCAACATGGCGCACAGAAGACTGCAGGAATTGTACCTGTACAGAAGGCACGATAAGCTGCTGTCCAGCGTAAGCATTTACAAACCATCATACAATCTTACTATTAAGTATTATCTCTGCTTAGCGGTAGATTATGGGGGAATAAACTGTACGTCATGTTAATAAAAAACCTTGCTATGGCATTTACAATCACATTAAACTCTTTTT
This window encodes:
- the LOC137535757 gene encoding beta-microseminoprotein-like, with the translated sequence MHYSYNSPLSHLIIFVFVSGLLMLSCNSSCDEKKPLRSRNGAKPVECMDGDTARPLNSTWRTEDCRNCTCTEGTISCCPAPLRPLPVDSMCECVQNKATCEYEVRRKDNSSEPCILWGVM